The sequence CGATGGTCTCGCGTCCCTCGTCGGTGAGCGAGAGATGCGCGACGCGGCGGTCCCGGTCGTCGGGGCGACGGGCGATCAGCCCGCGCTCCTCCAGTTGCCGTACGCGCTTGGTCACCGCGGCACCGGACGCAAAGGTCTCGCGGGCCACCCGCCCGGGGGTCAGCTCGCGGTCCATCCGGCGCAAGGTGCCGAGGATGTCGAACTCGGGACGGGTGAGTCCGGCCTTCCGCAGTGGCGCATCTGCCGCCTGCTGCAGCAGTGCGGAACAGCGGTTGAGCCGCCCGATCACCGCCATCGGGCCGGTGTCCAGCCCGGGGTGCACCTGCTGCCACTGGCGCAGCACCCCCGCGACGATGTCCTCGGTCACCCGCACACTCCTCTCGGCCATGCCGTACGCCTGCAATTGTGCCTGGCGTGGTGCCGGCCGCCGCGCCGGGCGGGCCCGCGGGTCAGGCGACGGGAACCGGTGCCGGGAGCCGGCGGACGAGGCCGGCCAGCGTCCGGTGGCCTTGCTGCTCGGCACGGACGATCCGCTCCTCGGGGAGGGCACGCTGCCACCACTCGCCGGCCGCCACCTCCACGGCTTCGCGGAGCTCGACCAGCCCCGCGACCAGCCGGTCACGGGCCCAGCGGATTTCCTGGTCCCGGTCGGTCTCCTGGGCCCGGTCGGCCCCGGGGGCCCAATCAGCCTCCCGGGCGCCGTCCGCCCCGGGCGCGGTACTTGCCGCGAGCAGCCGCAAGGCGGCGGTCTCCGCGGCCGCAACCCGCCCCAGGGCGACCTCGATACGGTGGGCGGCCCGCCGGTTGGTGATCAGGACGCAGCAGGCCAGCCCCATCATCGCGCCCACCACGGTGTCGATCCAGCGGTCGGCGATCAGCGTGCCGGCCGGCAGCCGTCCGCCGAACTCGGTCAGCAGCAGCGCCATCGGGGTGACGCACACCGAGCCGAGCCAGTAA is a genomic window of Streptomyces sp. Edi2 containing:
- a CDS encoding MarR family transcriptional regulator codes for the protein MTEDIVAGVLRQWQQVHPGLDTGPMAVIGRLNRCSALLQQAADAPLRKAGLTRPEFDILGTLRRMDRELTPGRVARETFASGAAVTKRVRQLEERGLIARRPDDRDRRVAHLSLTDEGRETIDRLLPEQLRYEAALLEGIGDQRQEELSVALGELLVVLEGRLGSLME